The following are encoded together in the Geobacter sulfurreducens PCA genome:
- a CDS encoding M24 family metallopeptidase — translation MRITPREELDYRISRLQTYMAGAGLDAVIIVQNADLFYFTGTIQSGNLYVPVEGDPIYMVRKEHSRARMESGLKLVVPFSSMKNIPGILADHGYSLPARIGMELDVVPVAFFERYRAVFPNADFSDATPLIRRVRMIKSKYEIHLLQDAAVQVDKVHRRAMEVIREGMTDLELAAELEFTARKEGHQGLVRMRSFNSELFYAHIFSGTDTAVPAYVDTPLGGLGLNPSFGQGAGLKRIERNEPIIVDFAGCVDGYLVDQTRVLAIGGISDRLRRAYDDMIRVQERMITLALPGTPWGDVYEGCRTLAEELGYADSFMGSRGAQVSFIGHGIGIEIDEYPFIARGFSEMVLEPGMVFAFEPKVVFPGEGAIGIENTFYISNYEGLKQLTFSDQELVIL, via the coding sequence ATGCGCATCACACCAAGGGAAGAGTTGGACTACCGCATCTCCCGGCTTCAGACATACATGGCCGGGGCAGGGCTCGATGCGGTCATCATCGTTCAGAATGCCGACTTGTTTTATTTCACCGGCACCATCCAGAGCGGCAACCTCTATGTGCCCGTTGAGGGCGACCCCATCTACATGGTCCGCAAAGAGCATTCCCGGGCGCGGATGGAGTCGGGGCTCAAGTTGGTCGTACCGTTTTCCTCCATGAAGAACATCCCCGGTATTCTGGCAGACCACGGTTATTCTCTGCCCGCCCGGATCGGCATGGAGCTCGACGTCGTGCCGGTAGCCTTCTTTGAGCGCTACCGCGCCGTATTTCCCAACGCCGACTTCAGCGATGCAACGCCTCTCATCCGGCGGGTCAGGATGATCAAGAGCAAGTACGAGATTCATCTCCTCCAGGATGCCGCAGTCCAGGTCGACAAGGTCCATCGTCGCGCCATGGAGGTCATCCGTGAGGGGATGACCGATCTGGAACTTGCGGCGGAACTGGAGTTCACTGCCCGGAAAGAAGGTCACCAGGGGCTCGTCCGGATGCGCTCTTTCAATTCTGAGCTGTTTTACGCTCATATTTTTTCAGGGACCGATACAGCGGTCCCTGCCTATGTGGATACCCCCCTCGGAGGACTTGGGCTCAATCCCTCGTTCGGTCAGGGGGCCGGGCTCAAGCGGATCGAACGCAATGAGCCGATCATCGTCGATTTCGCCGGTTGCGTTGACGGCTACCTGGTGGACCAGACACGCGTCCTGGCCATCGGAGGGATTTCCGATCGGTTGCGTCGTGCATACGATGACATGATCAGGGTTCAGGAGCGGATGATCACGCTGGCTCTCCCCGGCACGCCGTGGGGCGATGTCTATGAGGGGTGTCGCACTCTGGCTGAGGAGCTGGGGTATGCCGACAGCTTCATGGGCTCCCGTGGCGCCCAGGTTTCCTTTATCGGTCACGGCATCGGCATCGAGATAGACGAATATCCGTTCATTGCGCGTGGCTTCTCCGAAATGGTCCTTGAGCCGGGCATGGTTTTCGCTTTCGAGCCGAAGGTCGTTTTCCCGGGCGAAGGAGCCATCGGGATCGAAAATACCTTTTATATCTCAAACTATGAAGGGCTCAAGCAGCTGACATTCTCGGACCAGGAACTGGTCATTCTCTGA
- a CDS encoding citrate (Si)-synthase: MALKETLKQKIEEHRPRTTRLVKEFGKVIIDQVTIDQCIGGARDIRCLVTDISYLDPQEGIRFRGKTIPETFEALPKAAGSDYPTVESFWYFLLTGEVPTQAQVDEVVAEWKVRQEVPQYVFDAIRALPRDSHPMVMLSVGILALQKDSKFAGFYNSGKFNKMTAWEYVYEDAYDLVARIPVIAAFIYNLKYKGDKQLPIDPSADCGANFARMIGQCKEYEDVARMYFILHSDHESGNVSAHTTHLVHSALSDPYYAYSAGLNGLAGPLHGLANQEVLDWTIKFQEKYCKDVEPTKELVTKALWDTLNAGQVVPGYGHAVLRKTDPRYTSQREFCLKTPGLKDDPLFKLVAMIFETAPGVLMEHGKAKNPWPNVDAQSGVIQWYYGLREWDFYTVLFGVGRALGCMANITWDRGLGYAIERPKSVTTPMLEKWAEEGGRKF; this comes from the coding sequence ATGGCACTCAAGGAAACCCTAAAGCAAAAAATTGAGGAGCACCGTCCCCGCACCACCCGGCTCGTAAAGGAGTTCGGCAAGGTCATTATCGACCAGGTGACCATTGATCAATGCATCGGCGGTGCCCGTGACATCCGCTGCCTGGTAACCGATATCTCCTATCTCGACCCGCAGGAAGGGATCCGGTTCCGTGGCAAGACCATTCCCGAGACCTTTGAGGCTCTCCCCAAGGCTGCCGGTTCTGACTATCCGACCGTTGAATCCTTCTGGTACTTCCTCCTGACCGGCGAAGTCCCGACCCAGGCCCAGGTTGACGAAGTGGTTGCCGAGTGGAAGGTACGTCAGGAAGTTCCCCAGTACGTGTTCGACGCCATCCGTGCACTGCCGCGTGATAGCCACCCCATGGTCATGCTCTCCGTCGGTATCCTTGCCCTCCAAAAGGATTCCAAGTTCGCGGGCTTCTACAACTCGGGCAAGTTCAACAAAATGACGGCTTGGGAATACGTCTACGAAGATGCCTATGATCTTGTAGCCCGTATCCCCGTCATCGCCGCATTCATCTACAACCTCAAGTACAAAGGCGACAAGCAGCTTCCCATCGATCCGAGTGCAGACTGCGGCGCCAACTTCGCCCGTATGATCGGCCAGTGCAAGGAGTACGAGGATGTTGCCCGGATGTACTTCATCCTTCACTCCGACCATGAGTCCGGCAACGTGTCGGCCCACACCACTCACTTGGTGCACTCGGCCCTGTCCGACCCCTACTATGCCTACTCCGCCGGCCTGAACGGCCTCGCCGGTCCGCTGCACGGCCTTGCCAACCAGGAAGTTCTCGACTGGACCATCAAGTTCCAGGAGAAGTACTGCAAGGACGTGGAGCCCACCAAGGAGCTGGTCACCAAGGCCCTGTGGGATACCCTCAACGCCGGTCAGGTCGTTCCGGGATACGGCCACGCCGTTCTCCGCAAGACCGACCCCCGGTATACCTCTCAGCGCGAGTTCTGCCTCAAGACTCCGGGGCTCAAGGATGATCCGCTGTTCAAACTGGTTGCCATGATCTTTGAAACCGCTCCTGGCGTGCTCATGGAGCACGGTAAGGCCAAGAACCCCTGGCCGAACGTCGATGCTCAGTCCGGCGTCATCCAGTGGTACTATGGCCTCCGTGAGTGGGACTTCTACACCGTCCTCTTCGGTGTGGGCCGTGCGCTCGGCTGCATGGCGAACATCACCTGGGACCGTGGCCTCGGTTACGCCATCGAGCGTCCCAAGTCCGTTACCACTCCGATGCTTGAGAAGTGGGCGGAAGAAGGCGGCCGCAAGTTCTAG